A single genomic interval of Microbacterium hydrocarbonoxydans harbors:
- a CDS encoding regulatory protein RecX, translating to MPRLRALQPQSAGGSPAGDASPIDPQQLREGAEELLVRKLRSRSLSLSEARLVLRGYERESSRLDPAVIDEVIDDFCRRGYLDDAILAGQLVTSGVERKGQGRVALSRALAQRGIPRDVIDAALDELPDDDADRALEYARTKARSMARLDGDTALRRLMGQLARRGYNGSVAMTAAKAALSEVTSGRPTSGVRFVESD from the coding sequence GTGCCGCGCCTCCGTGCTCTGCAGCCGCAGAGCGCCGGTGGCTCGCCGGCCGGCGACGCATCTCCCATCGATCCGCAGCAGTTGCGTGAAGGGGCGGAGGAGCTCCTCGTTCGCAAGCTGAGGTCGAGGTCGCTGTCTCTCTCCGAGGCGCGTCTGGTGCTCAGGGGGTACGAGCGTGAGTCGAGCAGGCTCGATCCGGCGGTCATCGACGAGGTGATCGACGACTTCTGCCGGCGCGGCTACCTCGACGACGCGATACTGGCCGGGCAGCTGGTGACCTCCGGTGTCGAGCGCAAAGGCCAGGGAAGGGTCGCTCTGTCGAGGGCCCTCGCACAGCGCGGCATTCCCCGCGACGTGATCGATGCCGCTCTCGATGAGCTCCCGGACGACGACGCCGATCGTGCGCTGGAGTACGCACGGACAAAGGCACGCAGCATGGCGCGACTCGACGGTGACACCGCGTTGCGTCGCCTGATGGGACAGCTGGCCAGGCGGGGATACAACGGCTCCGTCGCGATGACGGCAGCGAAGGCGGCTCTGTCCGAGGTGACGTCCGGCCGTCCGACGTCGGGCGTCCGTTTC